A genomic window from Candidatus Omnitrophota bacterium includes:
- a CDS encoding metal ABC transporter substrate-binding protein gives MFRCRILTFILVIFFMVYSFVSVGFAASEAKEIKIIASFYPMYIMAKNVVKDVPGVSVQNLTSPLTGCLHDYTVTTNDMKKLADAQVFVANGAGMESFLDRIVTGYPNIKIVQLTGGIPLIKGEGNEGDNPHVWVSIFNAIIQVKNLGKAMEDLDPSHKEFYAKNTVNYVAKLEALRQKMHSELAPYKGKSIITFHEAFPYFAQEFGLKIAAVVEREPGSEPSAQELADTIELVKKNGIPALFSEPQYPSTAAETIAKETGAKVYVLDPVVTGPDNYDAYIDIMEDNLKVLKQAFG, from the coding sequence ATGTTTCGGTGTCGCATTCTCACATTTATTTTAGTAATTTTCTTTATGGTTTATTCTTTTGTTTCTGTTGGCTTTGCTGCTAGTGAGGCTAAAGAGATCAAGATAATTGCTTCATTCTATCCGATGTATATCATGGCTAAGAATGTCGTAAAAGATGTCCCGGGAGTTTCAGTTCAGAACCTTACCTCTCCGCTCACTGGCTGCTTGCATGATTATACGGTAACTACCAATGATATGAAAAAACTTGCAGATGCTCAGGTTTTTGTGGCTAATGGCGCAGGCATGGAATCTTTTTTGGATAGGATTGTAACAGGATATCCTAATATAAAAATAGTACAGCTAACAGGCGGTATACCTCTTATCAAAGGAGAGGGCAACGAAGGCGATAACCCACACGTATGGGTAAGTATTTTTAATGCGATAATTCAGGTAAAGAATTTAGGTAAGGCAATGGAAGATCTTGATCCCAGCCATAAAGAGTTTTATGCGAAGAATACGGTTAATTATGTGGCAAAGCTTGAAGCGCTGCGCCAGAAGATGCATTCTGAATTAGCTCCTTATAAGGGTAAATCAATTATAACCTTTCATGAGGCATTTCCGTATTTTGCTCAGGAATTCGGTTTAAAGATAGCTGCTGTAGTCGAGAGAGAGCCGGGAAGCGAACCCAGCGCACAAGAATTGGCAGATACCATTGAGCTTGTTAAAAAAAATGGAATTCCGGCATTGTTTAGTGAACCACAGTATCCATCCACTGCAGCAGAGACTATAGCCAAGGAAACGGGGGCTAAAGTTTATGTACTTGATCCTGTGGTAACTGGCCCGGATAATTATGACGCCTACATAGATATAATGGAAGATAATCTTAAGGTTTTGAAACAAGCTTTTGGATAA
- a CDS encoding transcriptional repressor yields MQAYIQVLKDNRLKITPRRKAVIEIFMKCSVHLSPYDVYAKLRRKLSTVGLPTVYRILAEFKNTGILVQFLSEDRQLRYALCTLLNEHHHHFTCRKCKKMEEVGFCNFKGVSQFIENELNAKVETHQLQIEGLCSKCK; encoded by the coding sequence ATGCAAGCTTATATTCAAGTTTTAAAAGACAATCGCTTAAAGATAACCCCTAGACGAAAAGCGGTTATTGAGATTTTTATGAAGTGCAGTGTGCATCTGTCGCCTTATGATGTGTATGCGAAGTTAAGGAGGAAACTTTCGACAGTAGGATTGCCGACCGTATATAGAATACTTGCCGAGTTTAAAAATACCGGTATTCTGGTGCAGTTTTTATCCGAGGATCGCCAGTTACGGTATGCGCTTTGTACCTTGCTCAATGAACACCACCATCATTTTACGTGCCGCAAATGCAAAAAGATGGAAGAAGTAGGTTTCTGTAATTTTAAGGGTGTTTCACAGTTTATCGAAAATGAACTTAATGCTAAAGTAGAGACGCATCAATTGCAAATAGAAGGGTTGTGTTCAAAGTGCAAATGA
- a CDS encoding FeoA family protein, which translates to MMVDLTQMRPGEIGIVKEIQGGHGLVRKLQSMGLRPGKKITKVSSHFWRGPQTVEVGNIQIAVALLIGAMLNLIH; encoded by the coding sequence ATGATGGTAGATTTAACTCAAATGCGGCCAGGAGAGATTGGTATAGTAAAAGAAATTCAGGGAGGCCATGGCCTCGTAAGAAAATTACAAAGTATGGGGCTAAGGCCGGGAAAGAAAATAACTAAGGTAAGTTCTCATTTCTGGCGCGGCCCCCAGACAGTAGAAGTAGGCAATATACAGATTGCAGTTGCGTTATTGATAGGAGCAATGCTTAATTTAATTCATTAA
- a CDS encoding DsrE family protein, which translates to MKIGIIIANNDTETCWNALRYANFAIGQEDKVKVFFMGKGVEYQKISTEKFNTIEQAEKLLQAGGKIYACGTCIKSREQEGSEMCPISTMKDMYEIVKESDKVVTF; encoded by the coding sequence ATGAAAATAGGAATCATTATTGCAAATAACGATACAGAAACCTGTTGGAATGCCTTGCGCTATGCTAATTTTGCTATTGGCCAGGAAGATAAGGTTAAGGTATTCTTTATGGGTAAGGGCGTAGAATATCAAAAAATCAGCACAGAGAAGTTTAATACCATTGAGCAGGCAGAGAAATTGCTTCAAGCCGGAGGCAAGATTTACGCCTGCGGAACATGCATTAAAAGTAGGGAGCAGGAAGGTTCAGAAATGTGCCCTATCTCAACGATGAAAGATATGTATGAAATCGTTAAAGAAAGCGATAAAGTGGTGACTTTTTAA
- a CDS encoding MBL fold metallo-hydrolase codes for MKIKIIATGSSKWERFIRRWGISFLIGEDVLFDTFGDPGVLLNNMRKFNIDAAKIKHIVLSHDDWDHISGLWYLLPGRKDITVYICPGFDQEVKDRIASFGVRVVEVEPFTMIREEVFSTGQIQSSCADRRIFEQALAVKFLKNITIITGCAHPGIVNIINAVKKHFLKERVSFILGGLHLKDNTDETNMRIIKDLREFGVRKVAPTHCTGKRAIEMMRGAFGYGFVRVKEGDSIEL; via the coding sequence ATGAAAATAAAAATTATTGCCACAGGTTCAAGCAAGTGGGAACGGTTCATCCGTAGGTGGGGCATATCTTTTTTAATTGGTGAAGATGTACTTTTTGATACCTTTGGTGATCCGGGCGTACTTTTAAACAATATGCGGAAGTTTAATATTGATGCCGCTAAGATTAAGCACATTGTTTTGTCGCACGATGATTGGGATCATATATCCGGGTTGTGGTATTTGTTACCGGGCCGAAAAGATATTACAGTTTATATCTGTCCGGGTTTTGATCAGGAAGTAAAAGATAGAATTGCTTCTTTTGGCGTCCGCGTGGTTGAAGTTGAGCCGTTTACTATGATTAGAGAAGAGGTGTTTTCTACCGGTCAGATCCAAAGCTCTTGCGCAGATAGGCGTATTTTTGAACAGGCGTTGGCCGTAAAGTTTTTAAAAAACATAACGATTATTACGGGTTGTGCTCATCCCGGGATCGTTAACATTATAAATGCTGTAAAAAAACATTTTTTAAAGGAAAGAGTTTCTTTTATTCTTGGTGGTTTACATTTAAAAGACAATACGGACGAAACAAATATGCGTATTATAAAAGACCTGCGGGAGTTTGGTGTTCGTAAGGTTGCTCCAACGCACTGCACCGGAAAGCGTGCGATAGAGATGATGCGTGGGGCGTTTGGCTATGGCTTCGTGAGGGTCAAAGAGGGGGATAGCATAGAGTTATGA
- a CDS encoding class I SAM-dependent methyltransferase has protein sequence MSDAFDKHYKKYDAWYDKHKFAFLSELGAIRKVLPQNEKGLEIGVGTGRFASRLGIKYGVDPSENMLKIARKRGIDVHRTQGERLPFDSSTLDYITIIITLCFVKDPVEVLIEAKRVLKKRGKIIIGIIDKDSFLGRFYQGEKSLFYKQAHFFGVKEVTNLLKMSGFGRVSYYQTIYKMPDKMNSVEKPKKGFGKGGFVVLSAKKK, from the coding sequence ATGAGTGATGCCTTCGATAAACATTATAAGAAATATGACGCTTGGTATGATAAGCATAAATTCGCATTTTTGTCAGAGCTGGGGGCAATAAGAAAAGTACTGCCGCAGAATGAAAAAGGGTTGGAGATTGGTGTTGGCACAGGCAGATTTGCTTCTAGATTAGGAATAAAGTACGGGGTTGATCCTTCTGAAAATATGCTTAAAATTGCCAGAAAAAGAGGTATAGATGTACACCGTACTCAAGGAGAAAGATTACCGTTTGATAGTTCCACTTTAGATTATATTACCATTATTATTACTTTGTGTTTTGTCAAAGATCCTGTCGAAGTATTGATAGAAGCAAAAAGGGTTTTAAAGAAGCGTGGCAAGATTATTATTGGCATTATTGATAAGGATAGTTTTTTAGGCAGGTTCTATCAGGGGGAAAAAAGCCTGTTTTATAAGCAGGCACATTTTTTCGGCGTGAAAGAAGTTACTAATTTGCTTAAGATGTCAGGCTTTGGCAGGGTTTCGTATTATCAAACGATATATAAAATGCCGGATAAAATGAATTCAGTGGAGAAACCCAAAAAAGGCTTTGGTAAGGGTGGTTTTGTAGTGCTATCGGCAAAAAAGAAATGA
- a CDS encoding DnaJ domain-containing protein, with protein MRNFKQIDEARKILGLGEEASIEEIKEAFRSLALKYHPDRCKAKDKQHCEEIFKKINHARDVILSYCANYQYSFREKEAKKNTMSKEEYEHLKRFYDGWFGDLDL; from the coding sequence ATGAGGAATTTTAAGCAAATTGATGAAGCAAGAAAGATCCTAGGATTAGGTGAAGAGGCGAGCATAGAAGAGATTAAAGAGGCTTTTAGAAGTTTAGCCCTTAAATACCATCCTGATAGATGTAAGGCGAAAGATAAGCAACACTGTGAAGAAATATTTAAAAAAATAAACCACGCAAGGGATGTTATCTTAAGCTATTGCGCAAATTATCAGTATTCTTTCAGAGAGAAAGAGGCCAAGAAAAATACTATGTCAAAAGAAGAATATGAGCATCTTAAAAGGTTTTATGACGGTTGGTTCGGAGATCTGGATTTATGA
- the trxA gene encoding thioredoxin has translation MGIDVTDANFKQEVLEEVLPVLVDFWSVWCGPCLRLAPVIEQIAKEYKGKLKVCKLNVDDAPKTASSYGIMSIPTLAIFKNGEVVDRIVGALPKAEIETAIKSHI, from the coding sequence ATGGGGATTGATGTAACTGATGCTAATTTTAAACAAGAGGTATTGGAAGAAGTTTTGCCAGTTTTGGTGGATTTTTGGTCTGTATGGTGCGGGCCTTGCCTCAGGCTTGCCCCGGTGATCGAACAAATTGCCAAAGAATATAAAGGAAAATTAAAAGTCTGTAAATTAAACGTGGATGATGCCCCTAAGACGGCTTCCAGTTATGGTATTATGAGTATACCGACATTGGCGATCTTTAAAAATGGGGAAGTAGTAGATAGAATTGTAGGCGCGCTTCCTAAGGCAGAGATTGAAACTGCAATTAAATCTCATATTTGA
- a CDS encoding Rrf2 family transcriptional regulator has translation MKLVTKNIHYAIKSLLYFALNPARVISVNELVKKLNMRRAFLRRILQVLSKHGILKSLKGSGGGFMLRINPDKIRIIDIMRIFHNEIDIIDCLLEKNICPQSDTCLLMRKMKNIEFQLNNVLKQLTITKLLKSMGRQVRKDRICSNARDKIS, from the coding sequence ATGAAATTAGTCACGAAAAATATTCACTACGCGATTAAGTCGTTGCTTTACTTTGCTTTAAACCCCGCCAGGGTGATTTCTGTTAATGAGCTGGTAAAGAAATTAAATATGCGCAGGGCTTTTTTAAGAAGAATCCTGCAGGTATTGAGTAAACACGGCATATTAAAGTCTTTAAAAGGCAGTGGCGGAGGGTTTATGCTAAGAATTAATCCGGATAAAATACGTATTATAGATATAATGCGTATTTTTCATAATGAGATAGATATCATTGATTGCTTGTTGGAGAAAAATATATGCCCTCAGTCTGATACATGCTTACTAATGCGGAAGATGAAAAATATTGAGTTTCAATTAAATAACGTATTAAAGCAGCTTACCATAACGAAATTACTTAAGAGTATGGGCAGGCAGGTTAGAAAAGATCGAATTTGCTCTAATGCGCGGGACAAGATTTCTTAA
- the thiC gene encoding phosphomethylpyrimidine synthase ThiC — translation MIADKMLRLIAREENIDINVLKRNIARGLAVVLANKNHKNIRPIAVGKDLAVKVNANIGASPEDLCLKNELKKLNAAIAAGADAVMDLTIVCCSSDIDKIRKALIEHCSCPLGTVPIYQAAIESGGVKSMAIKDYLKVLQRQAKEGVDFVTIHSGVTRAALSLVKKRQIPVVSRGGSFLLEWMAKNKKENFLYEYFDEILDIAKEYNVTISLGDGLRPGCIADSTDRAQVYELGVLGELALKAKQRGVQIIIEGPGHIPLNEIKKNVELEKKICRGAPFYVLGPLPIDTAVGYDHIACSIGGALAGYCGADFLCYVTPKEHIGLPDVEDVRQGVVITKIAASIADIARGNKRAISQNRLMSKARKNLDWVKMREYAIDSRKFKELLSKAPRLKKGGCSMCGDEFCALKVYR, via the coding sequence ATGATCGCTGATAAAATGTTGCGGCTCATAGCCAGGGAAGAGAACATTGATATTAATGTTTTAAAAAGAAATATTGCGCGGGGCTTAGCGGTTGTTTTGGCGAATAAAAATCATAAAAACATTAGGCCGATAGCCGTAGGCAAAGATCTGGCGGTTAAGGTTAATGCCAATATCGGCGCTTCCCCTGAAGATTTATGCCTAAAAAACGAATTGAAAAAGCTTAATGCCGCCATAGCAGCCGGGGCGGATGCGGTGATGGATTTGACTATAGTCTGCTGTTCTTCGGATATTGATAAAATAAGAAAGGCATTGATTGAACATTGCTCGTGTCCGTTAGGGACAGTGCCTATTTATCAAGCGGCGATTGAATCCGGCGGCGTTAAATCTATGGCAATAAAGGATTATCTTAAAGTGCTCCAGCGGCAGGCGAAAGAAGGTGTAGATTTTGTTACTATCCATTCCGGCGTTACCCGGGCAGCTTTAAGTTTGGTTAAAAAAAGGCAGATTCCGGTTGTATCAAGAGGAGGTTCTTTTTTGCTTGAGTGGATGGCAAAAAATAAAAAAGAAAACTTCCTTTATGAATATTTCGATGAGATTTTGGATATTGCCAAGGAATATAATGTCACCATAAGTTTAGGCGATGGGTTAAGGCCGGGTTGTATTGCTGATTCGACAGATAGGGCTCAAGTTTATGAATTAGGAGTTTTAGGAGAGCTTGCTTTAAAGGCAAAGCAAAGGGGTGTGCAAATAATAATAGAAGGCCCGGGGCATATTCCTTTAAATGAAATTAAGAAGAACGTGGAATTAGAGAAGAAAATCTGTCGCGGCGCGCCTTTTTATGTTTTAGGCCCGCTGCCTATAGATACAGCTGTAGGTTATGACCATATCGCCTGTAGTATAGGAGGCGCTTTAGCCGGTTATTGTGGAGCGGACTTTCTTTGTTATGTTACCCCTAAAGAGCATATTGGATTGCCGGATGTTGAAGATGTCCGCCAGGGAGTTGTGATTACAAAGATTGCTGCTTCTATTGCTGATATTGCCCGGGGCAATAAGAGGGCAATATCGCAGAATAGGTTGATGTCAAAGGCAAGGAAAAATCTCGATTGGGTTAAAATGCGCGAATATGCCATTGATAGCAGGAAGTTTAAAGAGCTGCTTAGTAAAGCTCCACGATTAAAAAAGGGTGGCTGTTCTATGTGCGGAGATGAATTTTGCGCGCTAAAAGTTTACAGATAG
- the def gene encoding peptide deformylase, with protein sequence MEPLEIKKYPDSVLRKKTLEIKEITDKEVRIFEEMLFTMRHFAGIGLAAPQIGITKSLIVVDIGEGAIRLANPVIMETKGSGGKWEEGCLSIPGIVVSIARPEEIIVSGLNELGKVVEVEARGLLARVLQHEIGHLQGKLIIDYLGLLEKLMLFKPKFWKAKDKHVNL encoded by the coding sequence ATGGAGCCATTAGAAATAAAAAAATATCCGGATAGCGTTTTAAGAAAGAAAACGCTTGAGATAAAAGAGATTACAGATAAAGAAGTAAGGATTTTTGAAGAGATGCTTTTTACTATGCGGCATTTTGCGGGGATTGGTTTAGCTGCTCCGCAAATCGGGATTACAAAAAGTTTAATAGTTGTGGATATCGGCGAAGGCGCGATCAGATTAGCTAATCCGGTAATTATGGAAACAAAAGGATCAGGCGGTAAATGGGAGGAGGGGTGTTTAAGTATTCCAGGCATAGTGGTCAGTATCGCTCGACCGGAGGAAATTATCGTTAGCGGGTTAAATGAATTGGGAAAAGTTGTTGAAGTGGAGGCGCGGGGGCTTTTGGCAAGAGTTTTACAACATGAAATAGGCCATTTGCAAGGAAAACTAATTATTGATTATTTGGGGCTATTAGAAAAGCTAATGTTGTTTAAACCGAAATTTTGGAAGGCTAAAGATAAACATGTTAATTTATGA
- a CDS encoding ARMT1-like domain-containing protein, translated as MKTYLDCIPCFFRQALEQGRLFTENELIHKEIMNDVATLVPGFSLGLTPPEMARKMHKLFEKRFGEQDLYKTVKDQSNRRAMELYPKLKEKVTQSKDRLLTAIEFAIAGNVIDYAAKNTLDIEEEIQKLLKDNFTAGRKGVFEYEGFKNDLESAKTVLYLADNAGEIVFDRIFIEEFCDHRKVIFAVRDKPAINDALREDAVFCGIDKIAQVISSGVDAPGTILKYCSDEFLNIFRRADIVISKGQGNFESLSQEKRAIFFLFMVKCPAIAKETGCKMRDVVLFYNLNKNGAIRNKKISG; from the coding sequence GTGAAGACTTATTTAGATTGTATCCCCTGTTTTTTCAGGCAAGCGCTTGAACAAGGACGATTATTTACTGAGAATGAGCTTATTCACAAAGAAATAATGAATGATGTTGCGACTCTAGTCCCTGGTTTTTCTCTGGGATTAACTCCTCCGGAAATGGCTCGCAAGATGCATAAGCTTTTTGAAAAAAGATTCGGAGAGCAGGACCTTTATAAAACAGTTAAAGATCAAAGCAACCGCCGGGCAATGGAGCTTTACCCGAAACTTAAAGAAAAGGTCACACAATCCAAGGATCGTTTGTTAACAGCGATTGAATTTGCTATAGCGGGTAATGTTATTGATTATGCGGCAAAGAACACCCTGGATATTGAGGAAGAAATCCAAAAATTGTTGAAAGATAATTTTACTGCCGGCCGAAAGGGCGTATTTGAATATGAAGGCTTCAAGAATGATTTAGAATCGGCAAAAACAGTTCTTTATTTGGCCGATAATGCCGGAGAGATTGTTTTTGACCGGATTTTTATTGAAGAGTTTTGCGATCACCGGAAAGTTATTTTTGCGGTTCGGGATAAACCAGCGATTAATGACGCCCTTAGGGAAGACGCGGTTTTTTGCGGGATAGATAAAATTGCTCAAGTTATTTCCAGCGGAGTTGATGCTCCGGGCACTATTTTAAAGTACTGCTCAGATGAATTTCTAAATATTTTCAGGCGTGCGGATATAGTTATTAGTAAGGGCCAGGGGAATTTCGAATCTTTGTCGCAAGAGAAAAGGGCTATTTTCTTTTTGTTTATGGTGAAATGCCCGGCTATAGCAAAGGAGACCGGCTGTAAGATGAGAGATGTAGTATTGTTTTACAATTTAAATAAAAATGGAGCCATTAGAAATAAAAAAATATCCGGATAG